In the genome of Segatella copri, one region contains:
- a CDS encoding smalltalk protein produces the protein MKKETWKALIQVLISVLTAVLTSMGVSSCMSVGN, from the coding sequence ATGAAAAAAGAGACATGGAAAGCTTTGATTCAGGTTTTGATTTCCGTGCTCACGGCGGTTTTAACCTCGATGGGGGTTAGCTCCTGCATGAGCGTGGGGAACTAA
- a CDS encoding HU family DNA-binding protein, which translates to MSVKYRKVVNNRKGSKTQGKIYGRAVVSDTIYTKKLCQNIRDRCTLTEPDVVAVVSALVTEVTTQLALGNRVVLDGFGSFKVGLNTSPADTAKKFTSANIVGMHVIFQSAIEMQQGKRVKTLLKDVKVEELVEYKGLNDSAGNSPSGGSNAGGSSNPGGSSAGGSGTTGGTGSDSGTTGSGSQGGGKDTGSDGDSSDVVI; encoded by the coding sequence ATGAGTGTAAAATACAGAAAAGTAGTGAACAATCGTAAGGGTTCCAAGACCCAGGGTAAGATCTATGGCCGTGCCGTAGTGAGTGACACCATCTACACCAAGAAGCTGTGTCAGAACATCCGCGACCGCTGTACTCTTACCGAGCCTGATGTGGTGGCTGTGGTCAGCGCCCTGGTCACCGAGGTGACTACCCAGCTTGCCTTGGGCAACCGCGTGGTGCTGGATGGTTTCGGATCGTTCAAGGTGGGTCTCAACACTTCGCCTGCCGACACCGCCAAGAAGTTTACCTCTGCCAATATCGTGGGCATGCACGTCATTTTCCAGTCGGCCATCGAGATGCAGCAGGGCAAGCGTGTGAAGACTCTGCTCAAGGACGTGAAGGTGGAGGAGCTTGTGGAGTACAAGGGCTTGAACGATTCCGCCGGCAACTCTCCATCGGGCGGCTCTAACGCTGGCGGAAGTTCTAATCCTGGCGGCTCTAGCGCCGGTGGCAGCGGCACCACGGGCGGCACGGGTTCTGACTCCGGCACCACCGGTTCCGGTTCGCAGGGAGGCGGAAAGGACACGGGCTCGGATGGTGACAGCTCCGACGTTGTCATCTAA
- a CDS encoding D-Ala-D-Ala carboxypeptidase family metallohydrolase — protein MEYTSLEVERMHQMLLSPHFALGEFLRSGTAIKYGIDNTPQHAIVISRLMLLCECVLEPLRQHCGVVVITSGYRCPQLNLAVHGVPGSQHTLGEAADIFISNKEQLEKFSSFIRDHCEFDQMILEPQGSEHRRWLHVSYTLRRRNRHQILM, from the coding sequence ATGGAATACACCAGTTTGGAAGTGGAGAGGATGCATCAGATGCTCCTCTCCCCCCATTTTGCCCTTGGGGAGTTTTTACGTTCGGGCACCGCCATCAAGTATGGCATCGACAACACGCCGCAGCACGCCATCGTGATTTCTCGATTGATGCTGCTCTGCGAGTGCGTACTTGAACCCCTGCGCCAGCATTGCGGCGTGGTGGTGATTACCAGTGGATATCGCTGTCCGCAGTTGAACCTCGCTGTTCACGGCGTGCCGGGCAGTCAGCACACGCTGGGCGAGGCTGCCGACATCTTCATCTCCAACAAGGAGCAGCTGGAGAAGTTCTCTTCCTTTATCCGCGACCATTGCGAGTTCGACCAGATGATTCTGGAACCCCAGGGCTCGGAGCACCGACGTTGGCTGCATGTGAGCTATACGCTGCGCCGCAGGAACCGGCATCAGATTCTGATGTGA
- a CDS encoding DUF5689 domain-containing protein: protein MKKIKFIAMAMMAMAGMMLASCMGDSYADPEMVETIPAPPYGNNLLREKNVVTIAQLKSDYKTTITGGGYKLIDKPMMIKGYITGNDISGNLYQQVALQDATGAILVDINGGGLYGYLPVGQEILIDLNGLYIGGYGKQAQIGGIYTNLKKGTTSVGKMDRPTWQKHFKLLDEADASNVEAEEFDLSKAADANYLEENAGKLMTIRKVKFNSANGKNVWAANDETTNQSLKDAVTGQWISSNTVVVRTSGYARFANAILPDGAYDITGIFTRYNNVWQIIIRNTDDLSPSVLSIFKEAFDESQGEFTTENIKLAEGVSYAWKWASAAYGMKASGYVNGANVELQSRLKSPAINLSSVKSATLKFDQAINFSSDMTKECKVQVSTDGKTWTDLKVAGYPTKNGWDFVTSTADLTKYCGKTIYIGFLYSSSTSAAPTWEVKNFVID from the coding sequence ATGAAAAAGATAAAATTCATAGCAATGGCCATGATGGCGATGGCGGGAATGATGCTGGCATCATGCATGGGCGACAGTTATGCCGACCCGGAGATGGTAGAGACCATCCCTGCTCCTCCTTACGGCAACAACCTGCTCAGAGAGAAGAACGTGGTTACCATTGCACAGCTCAAGAGCGACTACAAGACCACCATCACCGGCGGCGGATACAAGCTCATCGACAAGCCGATGATGATCAAGGGTTACATCACGGGCAACGATATCAGCGGCAACCTCTACCAGCAGGTGGCGCTGCAGGATGCCACGGGTGCTATCCTCGTAGATATCAACGGCGGCGGACTCTACGGCTATCTGCCAGTGGGTCAGGAGATTCTCATCGACCTCAACGGCCTCTACATCGGCGGCTACGGCAAGCAGGCACAGATAGGCGGCATCTACACCAACCTGAAGAAGGGAACCACATCCGTGGGAAAGATGGATCGACCAACCTGGCAGAAGCACTTCAAGCTTCTTGATGAAGCAGATGCCAGCAACGTAGAGGCAGAAGAGTTCGACCTGAGCAAGGCTGCCGATGCCAACTATCTGGAAGAGAATGCAGGCAAACTGATGACCATCAGGAAAGTGAAGTTCAACAGCGCCAACGGCAAAAACGTATGGGCAGCCAACGATGAGACCACCAACCAGAGCCTGAAGGATGCCGTTACCGGCCAGTGGATCAGCAGCAACACCGTGGTAGTGAGAACATCGGGCTATGCCCGCTTTGCCAATGCCATCCTGCCAGACGGAGCCTATGACATCACGGGTATCTTTACAAGATATAATAATGTATGGCAGATCATCATCCGCAACACCGACGATCTCTCTCCTTCTGTGCTCTCCATCTTCAAGGAGGCTTTCGATGAAAGCCAGGGTGAATTCACCACAGAAAACATCAAACTGGCCGAAGGCGTAAGCTATGCATGGAAATGGGCTTCGGCTGCATACGGCATGAAGGCATCAGGCTATGTGAACGGAGCCAATGTTGAACTCCAGTCACGACTCAAGTCACCTGCCATCAACCTGTCATCTGTCAAGAGTGCTACACTCAAGTTCGACCAGGCCATCAATTTCTCTTCCGACATGACCAAGGAATGCAAGGTTCAGGTTTCTACTGACGGAAAGACATGGACTGATTTGAAAGTTGCGGGTTATCCAACAAAGAATGGTTGGGATTTCGTTACCTCTACTGCAGATTTAACCAAGTATTGTGGCAAGACCATATACATCGGTTTCCTCTATAGCAGTTCCACATCAGCGGCCCCAACATGGGAAGTCAAGAACTTCGTGATAGATTAA
- a CDS encoding DNA/RNA non-specific endonuclease, which yields MKYTKLLILTLLTAMTFSACGTDDSLQFRFPDQENKGDNTGGGTGESTDKSNANKNVATANMPAVVKNAINGLEFPKLKNNGSSYAIVHMDNTTGMVNFSTEWDDDMKSQRWSCYTFHTGNTASNVDRWKPAQGERQYPWDTDLQEQWGITDFTEDPTPTKQGFDHGHICPSADRKLNLTQQKQTFFMTNMQPQYSNFNQRGTWYKMEDELRKLAPKIDTDTLFIVKGGTIDPVGSESNILGWKKQGASSDVKLPGYIPVPKYFFVAVLKKEYNQKTKQYSYSAFGYWFLHENKAFDKSDLLGNYVVNIKTLEDKTGIDFFCNLPDDIEKKVETQDVEAIKNLWGFKSSK from the coding sequence ATGAAATATACCAAACTACTCATCCTCACGCTTTTGACAGCCATGACGTTCTCTGCCTGCGGCACCGACGACTCCCTGCAGTTCAGATTCCCTGACCAGGAAAACAAGGGTGACAATACTGGTGGCGGCACCGGAGAATCAACCGACAAGAGCAATGCCAACAAGAATGTGGCTACAGCCAATATGCCTGCCGTGGTGAAGAACGCCATCAACGGTCTGGAGTTCCCGAAACTCAAGAACAACGGCAGCAGCTACGCCATCGTGCACATGGATAACACCACGGGCATGGTGAACTTCTCTACCGAATGGGACGACGACATGAAGAGCCAGCGATGGAGCTGCTATACCTTCCACACCGGAAACACAGCATCTAACGTAGATAGATGGAAACCTGCTCAGGGCGAGCGCCAGTATCCATGGGATACCGACCTGCAGGAGCAGTGGGGCATCACCGATTTCACCGAAGACCCTACCCCAACCAAGCAGGGATTCGACCACGGTCATATCTGTCCTTCTGCCGACCGCAAGCTGAACCTTACCCAGCAGAAGCAGACTTTCTTCATGACCAATATGCAGCCACAGTATAGCAACTTCAACCAGCGTGGCACCTGGTATAAGATGGAGGATGAACTGCGCAAGCTGGCTCCGAAGATTGACACCGATACCCTCTTCATCGTGAAGGGCGGTACCATCGACCCGGTGGGCAGCGAGAGCAACATCCTGGGATGGAAGAAGCAGGGTGCATCAAGCGACGTGAAGCTGCCGGGCTACATCCCTGTGCCAAAGTATTTCTTCGTTGCCGTACTGAAGAAGGAGTATAACCAGAAGACCAAGCAGTATAGCTACAGTGCCTTCGGCTACTGGTTCCTGCACGAGAACAAGGCGTTCGACAAGAGCGACCTGCTGGGCAACTACGTGGTGAACATCAAGACGCTGGAAGACAAAACCGGCATCGACTTCTTCTGCAATCTGCCAGATGATATCGAGAAGAAGGTAGAGACCCAGGATGTGGAGGCTATCAAGAACCTCTGGGGATTCAAGTCATCGAAATAA
- the udk gene encoding uridine kinase: MENLDKVTVIGIAGGTGSGKTTVVKRLVEALPPHFVAVVPLDSYYNDTSEMTEEERHQINFDHPDAFDWKLLHEQLADLRAGRAIEQPTYSYIKCNREKETVHVDPKPVVIIEGIMTLVDKRLRDLMDLKVFVDTDADERLIRNIQRDTIDRGRTVSMVVDRYLKVLKPMHEQFIEPTKRYADIIIPQGGENATGIGILCKYVEGLVD, translated from the coding sequence ATGGAAAATCTAGATAAAGTAACTGTAATTGGTATTGCCGGCGGAACGGGTTCTGGCAAGACCACGGTGGTGAAGCGACTGGTAGAGGCTTTACCGCCTCATTTCGTGGCTGTGGTGCCATTGGATTCCTATTACAATGATACCTCGGAGATGACCGAGGAGGAGCGTCATCAGATCAACTTCGATCATCCTGATGCTTTCGACTGGAAACTGCTGCACGAGCAGTTGGCGGATCTGAGAGCGGGCCGTGCCATCGAGCAGCCTACCTATAGCTACATCAAATGCAACCGTGAGAAGGAAACGGTGCATGTGGATCCGAAGCCCGTGGTTATCATCGAGGGTATCATGACGCTGGTAGACAAACGATTGCGCGACCTGATGGATCTGAAGGTTTTCGTGGATACGGATGCCGATGAGCGCCTGATCCGCAATATCCAGCGTGATACCATCGACCGTGGAAGAACGGTTTCGATGGTGGTAGACCGCTATCTCAAGGTGCTCAAGCCTATGCACGAGCAGTTTATCGAACCAACCAAGCGCTATGCCGACATCATCATCCCGCAAGGCGGCGAGAATGCCACCGGCATCGGTATTCTATGTAAATATGTGGAGGGCTTGGTGGATTAA
- a CDS encoding type B 50S ribosomal protein L31, whose translation MKKGIHPENYRPVVFKDMSNGDMFLTQSTCKTNDTVEFEGETYPVVKIEISSTSHPFYTGKSKLVDTAGRVDRFMNRYGKLKK comes from the coding sequence ATGAAAAAAGGTATTCATCCAGAGAACTATCGTCCTGTAGTATTTAAGGATATGTCTAACGGCGATATGTTCCTCACTCAGTCAACATGCAAGACTAACGACACTGTAGAGTTCGAGGGCGAGACTTATCCAGTAGTTAAGATTGAAATCTCTAGCACATCTCACCCATTCTACACAGGTAAGAGCAAGCTCGTTGATACTGCTGGTCGCGTTGACCGCTTCATGAACCGTTACGGCAAGTTGAAGAAGTAA
- a CDS encoding uracil-DNA glycosylase family protein, translated as MVEIHPFEPWLPGNAKLLMLGTFPPSEKRWCMPWYYPNFQNDMWRIFGIIYFADKLHFVDVENKTYRLDAIKEFLKEKGVAIYDTAQQVIRTKNTASDKDLQVVEPSDLDGMLRQLPECRAVLTAGQLATKIFSEHFGIKEKPEMGGFVEFEFEDHEGASAGSSSGSSSRKLRLYRMPSSSRAYPMAVEKKAEFYRKMFEDILL; from the coding sequence ATGGTTGAGATTCATCCTTTTGAGCCTTGGTTGCCGGGCAATGCCAAGTTGCTGATGCTCGGCACGTTTCCACCTTCGGAGAAGCGATGGTGCATGCCTTGGTATTATCCTAACTTTCAGAATGATATGTGGCGAATCTTCGGCATCATCTACTTCGCGGATAAGCTGCACTTCGTGGATGTGGAGAACAAGACGTATCGCCTGGATGCCATCAAGGAGTTCCTGAAGGAGAAGGGCGTGGCGATATACGATACTGCCCAGCAGGTGATCCGTACCAAGAACACGGCATCGGATAAGGACCTGCAGGTGGTTGAACCTTCTGATTTGGATGGCATGCTGAGGCAGCTGCCCGAATGCAGGGCGGTGCTGACAGCCGGTCAGCTAGCCACCAAGATCTTTTCAGAACATTTCGGGATTAAGGAAAAGCCGGAAATGGGAGGATTCGTGGAGTTTGAGTTTGAAGACCATGAAGGAGCATCTGCTGGTTCTTCTTCGGGTTCATCTTCCCGCAAGCTTCGTCTCTATCGCATGCCATCGAGTTCGAGGGCGTATCCGATGGCGGTGGAGAAGAAGGCTGAGTTCTATCGCAAGATGTTTGAGGATATCTTGTTATAG
- a CDS encoding endonuclease/exonuclease/phosphatase family protein — translation MRRQVWFLAALLMIIGLGASAQKKKTAAAGGKQFQVYAVGFYNQENLFDTCHDAGKNDYEYLPAKGWNGMKYTSKLKNMSRALADMGTDVLPNVGCAFIGLAEVENANVLKDLTAQPPLKARNMQFCHIEGPDKRGIDCALLYNPALFRVKNVKLVPYVQELAKDSAFKTRGFLTVRGEMAGEDVAVIVCHWPSRFSVSFYRESGARQTKVVKDSLLRVNPDMKVFVMGDMNDDPTDKSMHEVLRAKPEISQVGEGDMYNPWYNILAKEGKGTLFYNGSWNLFDQIVMTPNLLNKDAKKKDYSSLKFWKNHVFRRDYLIQQEGQYKGSPLRTKAGGRWLNGYSDHLPVVLYLVKEKK, via the coding sequence ATGAGAAGACAAGTATGGTTTTTGGCTGCCCTGCTGATGATTATTGGCTTGGGTGCTTCCGCTCAGAAGAAAAAGACGGCTGCAGCCGGAGGGAAACAGTTTCAGGTGTATGCAGTGGGTTTTTATAATCAGGAGAATCTTTTCGATACTTGCCACGATGCGGGTAAGAACGACTATGAGTATCTGCCTGCCAAGGGCTGGAACGGAATGAAATATACGAGTAAGCTGAAGAACATGTCGCGTGCCCTGGCTGATATGGGTACGGATGTGCTCCCTAACGTGGGCTGTGCCTTCATCGGTCTTGCCGAGGTGGAGAATGCCAATGTGCTGAAGGATCTTACGGCTCAGCCTCCGCTGAAGGCGCGCAACATGCAGTTCTGCCACATCGAGGGTCCGGATAAGCGCGGCATCGACTGTGCGCTGCTCTATAACCCTGCACTCTTCAGGGTGAAGAACGTGAAGCTGGTGCCTTACGTGCAGGAACTGGCGAAGGATTCTGCCTTCAAGACCCGCGGTTTCCTGACGGTGCGTGGCGAAATGGCGGGCGAAGATGTGGCTGTGATTGTGTGCCACTGGCCAAGCCGTTTCTCGGTTTCGTTCTATCGTGAGAGCGGTGCGCGCCAGACCAAGGTGGTGAAGGACAGTCTGCTCAGAGTGAATCCGGACATGAAGGTTTTCGTGATGGGTGATATGAACGATGACCCTACGGATAAGAGTATGCATGAGGTGCTCCGTGCGAAGCCTGAGATTTCGCAGGTGGGCGAGGGCGACATGTATAATCCTTGGTATAATATTCTGGCTAAGGAGGGCAAGGGTACCTTGTTCTATAATGGCAGCTGGAACCTCTTCGACCAGATTGTGATGACTCCTAACCTGCTGAACAAGGATGCGAAGAAGAAGGATTACTCTAGCCTGAAGTTCTGGAAGAACCACGTGTTCCGCAGAGACTACCTCATCCAGCAGGAGGGCCAGTATAAGGGTTCGCCTCTGAGAACCAAGGCTGGTGGCAGATGGCTCAATGGCTACAGCGACCACCTGCCAGTGGTATTGTATCTGGTGAAGGAAAAGAAATGA
- a CDS encoding DUF308 domain-containing protein: protein MKVIHSSLFRAVCAIIVGGLLIQYREQTVTWITIAIGILFFLSGVISLLTYLSAKRNSEKMKGQYLYDAQGNHIVGMRPNFPLVGMGSLILGLILALMPNVFISWLMFILSALLIMGALSQMANLVAAAKMGRVGIVYWLMPTALLLLGLLALFRPSSIASAPLLVIGWAMLVYGVVEAMNAFKVSNNRRKWKKMQEIKTSASSSDKVFEDATFIEEK from the coding sequence ATGAAAGTGATACATAGTTCATTATTCCGCGCCGTTTGCGCTATCATCGTGGGCGGACTGCTCATTCAATACCGCGAGCAGACCGTAACCTGGATTACCATAGCCATCGGCATACTGTTTTTCCTCTCGGGTGTCATCTCGCTGCTCACCTACCTGAGTGCCAAGCGAAATTCCGAGAAGATGAAGGGACAGTATCTATATGATGCCCAGGGTAACCACATCGTGGGCATGCGTCCCAACTTCCCGCTGGTGGGAATGGGTTCGCTGATTCTGGGACTGATCCTGGCGCTGATGCCAAACGTGTTTATCTCCTGGCTGATGTTCATCCTTTCGGCATTGCTGATTATGGGAGCGCTCAGTCAGATGGCGAATCTGGTGGCAGCTGCCAAGATGGGAAGAGTGGGAATCGTGTATTGGCTGATGCCTACAGCACTCCTCCTGCTCGGTCTCCTTGCCCTCTTCCGTCCTAGCTCCATCGCCTCTGCCCCACTCCTGGTCATAGGATGGGCGATGCTGGTATATGGAGTGGTAGAAGCCATGAATGCCTTCAAGGTTTCCAACAACCGGAGAAAATGGAAGAAGATGCAGGAAATCAAGACATCCGCCTCTTCTTCTGATAAGGTTTTCGAGGATGCCACATTCATTGAAGAGAAATAA
- a CDS encoding carboxypeptidase-like regulatory domain-containing protein — translation MQKKIKLATFALCSSALALNSMQAMAAQAMTAAPDNGAKAAHADMLSVQQNKSIKGVVVDKDGTPIIGANIQAVGNGATQSTVTDMEGNFIIDVKPGTNLRISYIGFISATVKAKNKMQVKLQNDRSFDNSLMAGSLDENAFTFSEAQLGEDDDMSSNVTILNSSSNVYAKDAGYLFSPVRFRYRAFNQKYNDVYINGAAMNDMETGQFRFSNIGGLNRFSRNVDFALPFEANGYSMTGMAGSNNYDFRAGSMQEGQYASVAAANRNYTLRGLYTYSSGFNAKGWAVTAGLTYRWANRGYVEGTYYNALSYFFGVQKKWMNGHSLSLSTWGNPTERSTQGASTDEAYWLANDYYYNPYWGYQNGHKRNSRVVNDFAPSAIATWDWDINEGMKLTTSLFGKYSMYKSTKLNYNNAENPQPDYWKNMPSANYYVWGDFQNGNNIYNWDSWNNAVNYWQASKQNRQIDWDRLYYSNQQAAKNGQETMYYLQAKHNDNLNLVLSSTLNTKLNNKSSLASGFMLGVNQNRHYQTMEDMLGGKIFHNINSYAIGEYSISDPRVQYDLNTAGPNNTGKLVYEGDKFGYDYRIDVQKAGAWSTYKTQISRFEAMVSGRIGYTGMKRKGYMRNGMAADNSYGNSGTAHFLDGGGKLSVNYDAGRGHAFRIGAGYEWRAPMASTAFIAPEINNDFVTNLKNERIFSSEVSYQYQNAWMHANLSGYYSRMENVTEWQNFYNDDENSFTYVSMTGLKKEYYGLEAGLKFKLTSWLDFKTLGTISEAKNINNVTANYMLSKSAEVYTDKAYVIDMRESGTPLTVGSIGLDLHTNGWFVNLNANYYDRIYLSYSPSYRYEKVLKNRQSAHQKYPEIFPSVVTEDGNSWLPEAVAQAKGHGGWMVDMSIGKSIRLKKGSLNFNLMITNLLNNQKLVTGGYEQNSRSGYTLTTGGEVNNVRVYQFSKNPKKYYAFGTNGMFQIGYRF, via the coding sequence ATGCAAAAGAAAATAAAATTAGCGACGTTCGCACTCTGCTCCAGCGCTCTGGCCCTCAATTCCATGCAGGCCATGGCAGCGCAGGCGATGACAGCCGCTCCAGATAACGGAGCCAAGGCCGCTCATGCCGACATGCTCAGCGTGCAGCAGAACAAGAGCATCAAGGGCGTAGTGGTCGACAAGGATGGCACTCCTATCATCGGAGCCAACATCCAGGCAGTCGGCAACGGAGCCACTCAGAGCACAGTTACCGATATGGAAGGCAATTTCATCATCGATGTAAAGCCTGGAACAAATCTCAGAATCAGTTATATCGGATTCATATCCGCAACGGTCAAGGCAAAGAACAAGATGCAGGTCAAACTCCAGAATGACCGCAGCTTCGACAACAGTCTGATGGCTGGCTCCCTCGACGAGAATGCTTTCACCTTCTCTGAAGCACAGTTGGGCGAGGACGATGACATGTCATCCAATGTCACCATCCTCAACTCTTCATCCAACGTATATGCCAAGGATGCAGGTTACCTCTTCTCGCCTGTAAGATTCCGCTATCGTGCCTTCAACCAGAAATATAACGATGTGTATATCAATGGTGCGGCAATGAACGATATGGAGACCGGACAGTTCAGATTCTCCAACATCGGAGGATTGAACCGATTCTCACGCAACGTGGATTTCGCGCTGCCGTTCGAGGCCAACGGCTATTCCATGACCGGAATGGCGGGTTCCAACAACTATGATTTCCGTGCCGGAAGCATGCAGGAAGGACAGTATGCCAGCGTGGCTGCTGCCAACCGCAACTACACCCTGCGCGGACTCTACACCTACTCCAGCGGATTCAACGCCAAGGGATGGGCCGTCACAGCCGGACTCACCTACCGCTGGGCCAACCGCGGATACGTGGAGGGCACCTACTACAACGCCCTCTCCTATTTCTTCGGCGTGCAGAAGAAGTGGATGAACGGCCACTCGCTGAGCCTCTCCACCTGGGGCAACCCTACCGAGCGAAGCACCCAGGGCGCTTCTACCGACGAGGCCTACTGGCTTGCCAACGACTACTACTACAACCCATACTGGGGATACCAGAACGGACACAAGCGTAACTCGAGAGTAGTGAACGACTTCGCCCCTTCTGCCATCGCCACATGGGACTGGGATATCAACGAAGGCATGAAGCTCACCACATCCCTCTTCGGAAAATACTCCATGTACAAGAGCACCAAGCTCAACTACAACAACGCCGAGAATCCGCAGCCAGACTACTGGAAGAACATGCCATCTGCCAACTACTACGTATGGGGCGACTTCCAGAACGGAAACAACATCTACAACTGGGATAGCTGGAACAACGCCGTGAACTACTGGCAGGCTAGCAAGCAGAACCGCCAGATAGACTGGGACCGCCTCTACTACTCCAACCAGCAGGCTGCCAAGAACGGACAGGAGACCATGTACTACTTGCAGGCCAAGCACAACGACAACCTCAACCTCGTGCTCTCCTCTACCCTCAACACCAAGCTCAACAACAAGTCGAGCCTGGCTTCGGGCTTCATGCTCGGCGTAAACCAGAACCGCCATTACCAGACCATGGAGGATATGCTGGGAGGAAAAATCTTCCACAACATCAACTCCTATGCCATCGGCGAATACTCCATCTCCGACCCACGCGTGCAGTACGACCTGAACACCGCCGGACCTAACAACACCGGCAAACTGGTGTACGAGGGCGACAAGTTCGGCTACGACTACCGCATCGACGTGCAGAAGGCAGGCGCCTGGAGCACCTACAAGACCCAGATTTCACGCTTCGAGGCCATGGTGAGCGGCCGCATCGGCTACACCGGCATGAAGCGCAAGGGATACATGCGCAACGGTATGGCTGCCGACAACAGCTATGGCAACAGCGGCACAGCCCACTTCCTCGACGGAGGCGGCAAGCTGAGCGTGAACTATGATGCAGGCCGCGGTCATGCCTTCCGCATCGGAGCCGGCTACGAGTGGCGTGCGCCTATGGCAAGCACCGCCTTCATCGCGCCTGAAATCAACAACGATTTCGTTACCAACCTCAAGAACGAGCGCATCTTCAGCTCAGAGGTAAGCTACCAGTATCAGAACGCATGGATGCATGCCAACCTGAGCGGTTACTACAGCCGAATGGAGAATGTAACCGAGTGGCAGAACTTCTACAACGACGATGAGAACTCGTTCACCTACGTGAGCATGACGGGATTGAAGAAGGAATACTACGGTCTGGAGGCTGGCTTGAAGTTCAAGCTCACTTCATGGCTCGACTTCAAGACCCTGGGCACCATCAGCGAGGCAAAGAACATCAACAACGTTACTGCCAACTACATGCTCTCGAAGAGTGCCGAGGTATATACCGACAAGGCATACGTGATAGATATGCGCGAGAGCGGTACGCCGCTCACCGTGGGAAGCATCGGTCTCGACCTCCATACCAACGGATGGTTCGTGAATCTGAATGCCAACTACTACGACCGCATCTACCTCTCCTATTCTCCAAGCTATCGCTACGAGAAGGTGCTCAAGAACCGCCAGAGTGCCCACCAGAAGTATCCGGAGATCTTCCCATCTGTGGTTACAGAAGATGGAAACAGCTGGCTGCCTGAGGCTGTGGCACAGGCGAAGGGTCACGGAGGATGGATGGTTGACATGAGCATCGGCAAGAGCATCCGATTGAAGAAGGGTTCGCTCAACTTCAACCTGATGATTACCAACCTGCTGAACAACCAGAAGCTGGTAACGGGCGGATATGAGCAGAACTCACGTTCGGGCTACACCCTCACCACAGGCGGCGAGGTGAACAACGTACGCGTTTATCAGTTCTCAAAGAATCCAAAGAAGTATTACGCATTCGGCACCAACGGCATGTTCCAGATTGGCTACCGATTCTAA